From Daucus carota subsp. sativus chromosome 6, DH1 v3.0, whole genome shotgun sequence:
GCTGCTTGACAATTATGAAGAGTATGCTAGACATGCCAGGTGAGAACATGCTGGTGTTTATTGCGTCCTTGCTTGTTTTTGGGAATAATTAAGATAATAGACCTTAATACCTTATCATTTGACTTTCTGACACAACACATCTGAACAATATTAGTTGGTTTCTGCAAGCTGTCCTGATCCACAATCCACATGTcacaatacaattatttattgtataaataatttattttgttataagATGGTCTGCATTTACTCAATCACATAGTGGTAGAGAAAATACTTTAATTTGGCTATTGTCATGCATTTATTGCTGCGTCAAAATTTTTTCCATCTGCTGCTTAGACTCGTACAGAAAGACTTAGCCAGCTTGAACATATTGCATCTCACACTTAGTTCATGTAATGCAGACATGTTAGTTCTTGATATCAATTTGCTTTTGCTACTGATTTAGTTGGCAAAAAAAGTTTTGCTAATATATTGCTACGACCTGTAATAAAATGCAGGATTTTCACAGCAACTCATGCTGTAAATTCGAAGCGCATGAAATTTAGAATAGGAGATGTTTCAGAGTCAAAAAATGTGGACCAGGAGAATTCCGCTACAGGTGCCGCACTCCACTTGCCGCAAGCATCTGTCCCTACCTTAATTTCTGCAGCAAAAGGAGCAACCAGTCAAGATCAAGTAGTTGTAGGTACAAACTCTATGGCTGAGATGGGAGTTGTTACATCCGCAACCTCGGCAACAGTGCCACTGACTAAGAAAAAGGAAGTCTGCGGGTCACTAAAAGTTCAGGcagacaaaaagaaaattgaTGCAAGAAAGAAAAGCTTGAAAAGATTGTAAGAAACGGGAATTTGCCTATCATATTGTTTTTCCTGGATTAGCATGATTGAACTTTCGGTGTTCTATTTGATAATTAGATGGCAAAAAGAATATTGCCTGAATGTCGGTATCAATGTCTCGAGTACTTTTGACATAGCAAATGGGAAAGCGATATATTAACCATTCTTCTTGACTCTGATTCTTGAATTATTTCCAActgtcaattttatttttaggtTTTGTTTTGTCATTTTCCGCCATTTTCTGGAAAAGTTATTCAACTTGATGCTGCAAGTAAATAGCAGATGTACTTGTTAGGAAATCGGACGAAAGATTATTTCTTTGGTTTATGGAACGAAGACAAATACGGAAATCATCTATTTGGGGCTGTGAAAATCTTGGATTTCCTAACATGTCGCGAGTTAGATTAGAAATTCAAAAACTACCAAAGTGGAGGCCTCACTGCAACTAAATCACAAATGTAACTGATACTTCTTAACTACATTTGGATACATTTCCTCCAACAATGACATTCAAACGTTCTGCATGTGTATACCATTTAGATATAGAAAAGAACCAAAATCAGATGATCTCTTATCAAGAAATCAGCTCTTGTATGCTTTCAAAAGCTCAAGTCAGAAGCTTCTTCTAATCACAAAAATTACCCAAATCAGAGAAGCACTGATGACTTCCGATTCTCAAGAAAGCAGAGGCTTTATAAACAGAAACTTAAAACTACTTGCTCGGCATGATCATACTACATCTCAACCTCTCAATGTGAGCCTGGAAAAAACCCTACTATGAAGAATGTATCTCCCAAAACATAGATGAAATAAATAAGTGTTCTGTTCTATTTGCCACCGGAGCCCAGAAACTGGAAATACTCCCTTCCTGCAACATTCTCGGTACTCACAGTAGAGCTGTACAACCTCTCTAAGCAGGCAAATTAACTGATAATTATGCTAAACAGTGCTATACAAAACCAAAAATAATGGAAGAACAAATTGACAAtagagaaataattttaaagctGCTAATGTTAAGCTCAAATCACATCATAAAAAGGAAACAGAATATCCACAGCCACAATAGCAACTACTAAAACTCTTACAAGTTTGACCTTTAAAACCATTGAATAAAATGGTTACAAAATACTAGGGATCCATTATACTAGTTAAAAAACTTTGCTCTTCCAGATATTTTTTGTAAGCAAATGTTTTGTGGATCTGGTAGAGTTGGCTTATCACTTAGCCATCATCACCTTGACAAATTCTTCATAGTTGATCTGCCCATCACCATCAACATCGGCTTCTCGAATCATCTCATCAACTTCTTCGTCAGTCAGCTTCTCCCCAAGGTTGGTCATAACATGGCGCAACTCAGCAGCAGAAATGAAACCATTTTGATCCTTGTCAAACACTCGGAATGCCTCCTTGAGTTCTTCCTCAGAATCAGTGTCCTTCATCTTTCTGGCCATAAGGTTTAAGAACTCGGGAAAGTCAATAGTTCCATTACCATCAGCATCCACTTCATTTATCATATCCTGTAGTTCAGCCTCAGTAGGGTTCTGTCCAAGCGACCTCATGACAGTCCCAAGCTCCTTGGTAGTGATGCAACCTACATATTTTTCAAATGAAGTTTCAGTCTATATATGAGGAACTGAAAAGATATGTTAGGATTTTTTGAGGACAGCAAGGGAGGTAAAACACAACTAGGTCAAGCAAAATAGATGAACTCGCAAGCAAACCTAAAAGAATGATAGTAATGCCTTTCTTAATTCGCAAACATCCAATTGACTAATAAACTATACACGCATATAGCATAACGACAAGGTTAGTCTAGATTCCTATCCCATAAAAGAACTTTGACACGCAAAGTAAACAACTaagtttcaattatttaatacacTTATGTATAACAGAACTTTCTTACGTCACCATAATCTTCAGCAGGAAATAGTTATCATTTCAACTAATAAAGGCACAATCAATACACTGGAGAACTTTCTTATTTAATACACTTATGTATAACAGAACTTTCTTATGTCACCATAATCTTCAGAAGGAAATAGTTATATCGTTTCAACTAATAAAGGCACAATCAATACACAGAGAACAGGAGTTCTACCGTCTACGGCCCGCCAAAAATGTCAATATAGGTCTATTTAAACCAGATGAGCAAGGTTTGTGGCATATAATAAGCGACATCACAAAATTATCACGATAATCAGCTTGTCCAGATCAACTTAACAACAAAGGCAGTTGTATATAAACAActcattgtcaaaaaaaacataAGACCTCTATATAAAATGGATGCTATTACattcaaaagaaattattaaCCTAATAACATAAGATCTCTATGTGTACAAATCACAAAACAAATCTTATCCGCCAAACCACACACCCCGAGCTAAAAGATGTAGCTCTAAAACACGATCTAAATCACTAAAGCTCGCAAACAATAATCATAATCAcgtaaatcaaaaaattatccaACTAAAAACACCGAAACGAATCAAAATAAGCCTAAATCCAGCAcaaaaattagcaaaaaaacGTACAAAATCCACAAAATTGACAGATAcacaaataaacatatatacatcatATATAAGCCTACATCTATTACTAAAATCCACAAAAATCATATGAAATCCACAAAATggcatatacatacataaacatatataaaaatcacATATAAGCCTACATCGAGAACAAAATATCACAGAAAACAAGtgaaatcaaagaaaaaacCAGATCTGAGCAATGAAAAGGCGGGAAATGATAGAAAAGCTAACCATCGCCGTCCTTGTCAAACAGGCTGAAAGCTTCCTTGAACTCGGAGATCTGATCGTCGGTGAGTTGATCGGCCATTGACTCGGTTTAGTGAAAAAGAGAGGGTTTGATTAAGGAGATGGAATATACGTACAgagtatatgtatgtatatgctgAGACGGACAGGAGGAGAGGTAGCGTTATATATCAGCGAAATGTGGGGTAGTAAGAGAGGAAGGGAGAATAGTAAAAGTAGGGAGGGTCCTACTCTTTATTTTGTACGGACACGCTCTCTTGCTGATTTTTCTTCGGTTTATTTCCATTCTTTTGTTCTTCTCTTTCCACTTTTACCGCTTTGCCTCTCTTTAccctttttcattatttttaataatttaaataggaTACATATTTATTTGAACAACTTTAATAGTGTTTTCAAAAGAAGATATTAACTGTCGTTCATGAAAGTAGAATTATATGGATTATGGATTGATAATGTActcctctgtccctctcatttctttacggttactattttgggatgtccctctcatttctttacgttactataaatagtaagtttttctcatcattacacccactatcttcctctaccatctcatatttaacaataaaaactactattatacccactactttcctccactatctcaaatctattattaaatattgataggtcccaccactttacccacttttcacctaactttactc
This genomic window contains:
- the LOC130540432 gene encoding calmodulin, which produces MADQLTDDQISEFKEAFSLFDKDGDGCITTKELGTVMRSLGQNPTEAELQDMINEVDADGNGTIDFPEFLNLMARKMKDTDSEEELKEAFRVFDKDQNGFISAAELRHVMTNLGEKLTDEEVDEMIREADVDGDGQINYEEFVKVMMAK